A genomic stretch from Pontivivens ytuae includes:
- a CDS encoding phosphoribosyl-ATP diphosphatase, which translates to MNVLDRLAETIAGRAGADPESSHTARMLAKGPEKCAEKFGEEAIEAIIEAAKGDTDKLTYEAADVLYHLMVMLTARGVAWSDVLAELERREGTSGIAEKASRG; encoded by the coding sequence ATGAACGTGCTCGACCGCCTGGCGGAGACCATCGCGGGGCGCGCCGGTGCCGACCCCGAAAGCTCCCACACGGCGCGGATGCTGGCCAAAGGGCCGGAGAAGTGCGCGGAGAAGTTCGGTGAGGAGGCCATCGAGGCGATCATCGAGGCTGCGAAGGGCGACACCGACAAGCTGACCTACGAGGCGGCGGACGTGCTCTACCACCTCATGGTGATGCTGACGGCGCGTGGTGTGGCCTGGTCCGACGTGCTGGCCGAGCTGGAGCGGCGCGAGGGGACCTCCGGGATCGCGGAGAAGGCGTCACGGGGCTAA
- a CDS encoding ABC transporter ATP-binding protein — MPDNAIELHGLKKVYRGQGGEPDKVALHGLDLGIPAGSIFGLLGPNGAGKSTTINIMAGLVNKTEGKVRIWGFDQDENPRMSRASIGVVPQELNIDPFFTPRAALEVQAGLYGVPAARRRTDAILEKVGLADKAEAYARTLSGGMRRRLLVAKALVHAPQVLVLDEPTAGVDIELRQMLWDYVRELNAAGTTIILTTHYLEEAEEMCDRIGIISQGNLVACDETSALLARLDAKALVVTPEGDADLPGLPDGVRGETREDGALVLHYRKSQHSAMDLLDHLRGQGITIRDMATEEPHLEDVFRELTRAA, encoded by the coding sequence ATGCCCGACAACGCCATCGAACTCCACGGCCTGAAGAAGGTCTATCGCGGGCAGGGCGGCGAGCCCGACAAGGTGGCGCTCCATGGCCTCGACCTCGGCATTCCCGCGGGTTCGATCTTCGGCCTGTTGGGGCCGAACGGGGCGGGCAAGTCGACCACGATCAACATCATGGCCGGTCTGGTGAACAAGACCGAAGGCAAGGTGCGGATCTGGGGCTTCGACCAGGACGAGAACCCGCGGATGTCCCGCGCCTCGATCGGCGTGGTGCCTCAGGAGCTCAACATCGACCCCTTCTTCACGCCCCGCGCGGCGCTGGAGGTGCAGGCGGGTCTCTACGGTGTTCCGGCGGCGCGGCGGCGGACCGATGCGATCCTCGAGAAGGTGGGCCTCGCCGACAAGGCGGAGGCCTATGCCCGCACGCTGTCGGGCGGGATGCGGCGGCGGCTGCTGGTGGCCAAGGCGCTGGTGCACGCGCCGCAGGTCCTCGTCCTCGACGAACCCACGGCCGGGGTGGACATCGAGCTGCGCCAGATGCTGTGGGACTACGTGCGGGAGCTCAATGCGGCTGGCACCACGATCATCCTCACCACCCATTACCTGGAGGAGGCGGAGGAGATGTGCGACCGCATCGGCATCATCTCCCAGGGCAATCTCGTGGCCTGCGACGAAACGTCCGCCCTGCTCGCCCGGCTCGACGCAAAGGCGCTCGTCGTGACGCCTGAAGGCGATGCCGACCTGCCCGGTCTGCCCGATGGCGTTCGGGGCGAGACACGCGAGGATGGCGCACTGGTACTGCATTATCGCAAGTCCCAGCACTCCGCGATGGACCTGCTCGACCACCTGCGCGGGCAGGGCATCACCATCCGCGACATGGCCACCGAGGAGCCTCATCTGGAGGACGTCTTCCGCGAACTGACCCGGGCCGCGTGA
- a CDS encoding zinc-finger domain-containing protein, whose translation MTRPAPEIEYVTKTRIACDGGTGGLGHPRVWYSIDPEEGFVECGYCDKRFVLEGGPADQR comes from the coding sequence ATGACCCGACCCGCACCAGAGATCGAGTATGTCACCAAGACCCGCATCGCCTGTGACGGCGGCACAGGCGGCCTCGGCCACCCGCGCGTCTGGTACTCCATCGACCCGGAGGAAGGCTTCGTCGAGTGCGGCTACTGCGACAAGCGCTTCGTGCTGGAGGGCGGCCCGGCGGATCAGCGCTGA
- a CDS encoding SDR family oxidoreductase: MTDFNETAPTRRAALRGLGLSGLGLAAMAGAGAAAAQEATASSRPLAGKTAIVTGARANMGRAFSVALAEMGADVVVHYHRAETVGEAEETARFVRAAGSRAVLSVGDLGQPETARAMFDAAEREFGGADILVNNAGAIIKKPVAEFTDEEFDRLDSANGRGLFFALREGARRLRDGGRIINNATSLLAGAAPGYAIYAGTKAPVEEYTRMMAKELGDRMITVNAIAPGPVDTPFFHGAETPQSVAYAAGLSVEGRLGKVDDIVPLVRFLASPDSQWVNGQTMWVNGGYLTR, encoded by the coding sequence ATGACCGATTTCAACGAGACCGCCCCGACCCGCCGCGCCGCTCTGCGGGGCCTCGGCCTGTCCGGCCTGGGGCTCGCCGCGATGGCAGGAGCCGGTGCCGCCGCAGCTCAAGAGGCCACCGCCTCCAGCCGCCCGCTGGCCGGAAAAACCGCCATCGTGACCGGCGCGCGCGCCAATATGGGCCGCGCCTTCTCCGTCGCGCTGGCGGAGATGGGCGCCGATGTCGTCGTCCACTACCACCGGGCCGAAACCGTCGGCGAGGCCGAGGAAACCGCCCGCTTCGTCCGCGCTGCGGGCAGCCGCGCCGTGCTCAGCGTCGGCGATCTGGGCCAGCCGGAGACGGCGCGCGCGATGTTCGACGCGGCAGAGCGGGAGTTCGGCGGCGCCGACATCCTCGTCAACAATGCCGGCGCGATCATCAAGAAGCCGGTCGCCGAGTTCACCGATGAGGAGTTCGATCGGCTCGACTCCGCCAACGGCCGCGGCCTGTTCTTCGCCCTGCGCGAGGGCGCGCGCCGCCTGCGCGACGGCGGCCGCATCATCAACAACGCCACGTCGCTGCTGGCCGGCGCGGCCCCCGGCTACGCGATCTACGCCGGCACCAAGGCGCCGGTGGAGGAATACACCCGGATGATGGCCAAGGAGCTGGGTGACCGGATGATCACCGTGAACGCCATCGCCCCGGGCCCGGTCGACACGCCCTTCTTCCACGGGGCAGAGACGCCGCAATCAGTGGCCTATGCCGCCGGGCTCTCCGTCGAGGGACGCCTTGGCAAGGTCGACGATATCGTGCCGCTGGTCCGCTTCCTCGCCTCGCCGGACAGCCAGTGGGTCAACGGGCAGACGATGTGGGTGAACGGCGGCTATCTCACCCGCTGA
- a CDS encoding LysR family transcriptional regulator — translation MLDGVTLDQLRMLIAIADTGSFTAASKHVQRAQSAVSQSIATLEDQLGVTLFDRSTRKPRLTEAGEVIVAEARMVIVRAARLRATANALAGGAPGHLTIAIGIVVPVDPMVEVLDTFRDAFPGVSLRVLRVDIGGAPDLVSSGQADLGIAGAISLTGYDEDAFDRHAVGSADIAIVAAPDHPLAQLGRPLTDADVQDHRQLVPVTRGDFTNRLVHDTWEVGDLTLRCRMLRRGLGWGTAPVAEIAEDLARGTLVPLQLEARSEETLRVPLLAFTRTDRATGPAIDWLIRRLRDVFGDAGS, via the coding sequence ATGCTCGACGGCGTGACACTCGACCAGCTCCGCATGCTGATCGCGATCGCGGATACCGGCAGCTTCACCGCCGCGTCGAAACATGTGCAGCGCGCGCAGTCGGCCGTCAGCCAGTCGATCGCGACGCTGGAGGATCAGCTCGGCGTCACGCTTTTCGACCGCAGCACCCGCAAGCCGCGCCTGACGGAGGCGGGGGAGGTCATCGTCGCCGAGGCGCGCATGGTGATCGTCCGCGCGGCGCGGCTGCGCGCGACGGCGAATGCGCTGGCCGGTGGCGCGCCCGGCCATCTGACGATCGCCATCGGCATCGTCGTGCCGGTCGATCCGATGGTCGAGGTGCTCGACACCTTCCGTGACGCCTTTCCGGGCGTGAGCCTGCGGGTACTGCGCGTCGATATCGGTGGCGCGCCGGATCTTGTCAGCAGCGGACAGGCCGATCTCGGGATCGCGGGGGCGATCAGCCTCACCGGCTATGACGAGGATGCGTTCGACCGCCATGCGGTTGGAAGCGCGGACATCGCCATCGTGGCCGCACCCGACCATCCGCTCGCTCAACTCGGGCGTCCGCTCACCGATGCGGATGTACAGGACCATCGGCAGCTCGTGCCGGTTACGCGCGGCGACTTCACCAACAGGCTGGTCCACGACACGTGGGAAGTCGGTGACTTGACGCTGCGCTGCCGGATGCTGCGCCGGGGCCTGGGCTGGGGCACCGCCCCGGTCGCGGAAATCGCGGAGGATCTGGCGCGCGGCACCCTCGTCCCCCTCCAGCTCGAAGCGCGGTCGGAGGAGACGCTGCGCGTCCCCCTCCTCGCCTTCACTCGCACCGACCGGGCGACGGGCCCCGCGATCGACTGGCTGATCCGCCGGCTCCGCGATGTGTTCGGCGATGCGGGCTCCTGA
- a CDS encoding VOC family protein has product MSFAPEHPVVWTELPCTDLEKSVTFYNRVFGYDMSIDNNGPNPMAMLPGADKNSIAGHLYPGNPAEEGNGPTVHLAVPDTLEAAAGRCKEAGGAVLSAPIAIPAGRFVYAVDPDGNSIGLFQAA; this is encoded by the coding sequence ATGAGCTTCGCCCCCGAACATCCCGTCGTCTGGACCGAGCTGCCCTGCACGGACCTGGAGAAGAGCGTCACGTTCTACAACCGCGTCTTCGGCTACGACATGAGCATCGACAACAACGGCCCGAACCCGATGGCGATGCTGCCGGGTGCCGACAAGAACTCGATCGCGGGCCACCTCTACCCCGGCAACCCGGCGGAGGAGGGCAACGGCCCGACCGTTCACCTCGCCGTGCCCGACACCCTCGAAGCCGCCGCCGGCCGGTGCAAGGAGGCAGGCGGTGCCGTACTGTCGGCGCCGATCGCGATCCCGGCCGGGCGCTTCGTCTACGCGGTGGATCCCGACGGGAACTCCATCGGCCTCTTCCAGGCGGCCTGA
- a CDS encoding helix-turn-helix transcriptional regulator, which translates to MRRADRLFQIVQYLRGGRLLTARMLSERLEVSERTVYRDVADLIGSGVPIEGEAGVGYIMRAGYDLPPLMFSQQELTALVAGIRLIRAWGGAEMALAAEEALTKIDAVLPEAKRADTDRVPIHAFPSWRLDDECRARIDALEKACDARLRISFAYSDAENRATRRTVRPLGLWFWGQTWTLVAWCELREDFRMFRIDRMGELVEGEVFPDERDKSLATFYTRQQGYRGHSLH; encoded by the coding sequence ATGCGGCGGGCGGACCGGCTGTTCCAGATCGTCCAGTACCTGCGCGGCGGGCGGCTTCTGACCGCGCGCATGCTGTCCGAGCGGCTGGAGGTGTCGGAGCGGACGGTCTATCGCGACGTCGCCGACCTCATCGGCTCCGGCGTGCCCATCGAGGGCGAGGCCGGGGTCGGCTACATCATGCGCGCGGGCTACGACCTGCCGCCACTGATGTTCAGCCAGCAGGAGCTGACGGCGCTGGTCGCAGGCATCCGCCTGATCCGAGCCTGGGGCGGGGCCGAGATGGCGCTCGCCGCCGAGGAGGCGCTGACGAAGATCGACGCGGTGCTGCCCGAGGCGAAGCGCGCCGATACCGACCGCGTGCCGATCCACGCCTTCCCCTCCTGGCGGCTCGACGACGAGTGCCGGGCCCGGATCGATGCGCTGGAAAAGGCCTGCGACGCCCGCCTGCGGATCAGCTTCGCCTATTCCGATGCCGAGAACCGCGCCACGCGGCGCACCGTCCGCCCGCTGGGCCTCTGGTTCTGGGGTCAGACCTGGACATTGGTGGCCTGGTGCGAACTGCGGGAGGACTTCCGCATGTTCCGCATTGATCGGATGGGAGAGCTGGTAGAGGGCGAGGTCTTCCCGGACGAACGCGACAAGTCGCTGGCCACGTTCTACACACGCCAGCAGGGCTATCGCGGCCACAGCCTCCACTGA
- the katG gene encoding catalase/peroxidase HPI, with protein sequence MDGNFTGGGGCPVAHGKGTSNRDWWPNALNLSVLHQHSALSNPMQPDFDYVEAFEKLDLKALKQDIYDLMKTSQDWWPADYGHYGPLFIRMAWHSAGTYRTADGRGGGGTGTQRFAPLNSWPDNANLDKARMLLWPIKQKYGKSISWADLMILAGNCALEDMGLKTFGFAGGRTDIWEPEEDVYWGQEVEWLGDVRYKGERELDLPLAAVQMGLIYVNPQGPNGEPDPIASGRDIRETFARMAMNDEETVALAAGGHTFGKAHGAAAEDHLDREPEGAGIHMMGQGWYNSYESGKGVHTITSGIEGPWTPTPTKWDMSYFDVLFGYDWELTKSPAGAWQWQAKGLKDEDHAPQVDGSGKVPLMMTTADMAMKMDPIYGPISKRFHENPDQFADAFARAWFKLTHRDMGPRALYKGAEVPEEVLLWQDPIPEADYAQIDAADVAALKEKILATDLATSELVKTAWASASTFRGSDKRGGANGGRIRLAPMKDWEVNEPATLQRVLTALEGVQADFNGSASGGKQVSMADLIVLGGVAAVEAAAKAAGHEIEVPFTPGRTDASQEQTDIESFGMLEPFADGFRNYSKPSDLVSGEELLVDRAQLMTLTAPEMTVLMGGLRALGANWDGSSHGVFTDRPGQLTNDYFVNLLDLGIKWEATDDSEQSFEGRDRKTGEVKWTGTRVDLVFGSNSQLRALSEVYACADSTEDFLRDFVAAWTKVMELDRFDLTA encoded by the coding sequence ATGGACGGTAACTTCACGGGGGGCGGTGGTTGCCCCGTCGCGCACGGCAAGGGCACCAGCAACCGCGACTGGTGGCCGAATGCGCTCAATCTCAGCGTCCTGCATCAGCACTCCGCCCTGTCGAACCCGATGCAGCCGGATTTCGACTATGTCGAGGCGTTCGAGAAGCTGGATCTGAAGGCGCTCAAGCAGGACATCTACGACCTGATGAAGACGAGCCAGGACTGGTGGCCCGCGGATTACGGCCATTACGGCCCGCTCTTCATCCGGATGGCGTGGCACTCCGCCGGGACCTACCGGACCGCTGACGGTCGCGGCGGCGGTGGCACGGGCACCCAACGGTTTGCCCCGCTCAACAGCTGGCCGGACAACGCGAACCTCGACAAGGCGCGCATGCTGCTGTGGCCGATCAAGCAGAAATACGGCAAGTCGATCTCCTGGGCCGACCTGATGATCCTCGCGGGCAACTGCGCGCTGGAGGACATGGGCCTGAAGACCTTCGGCTTCGCCGGTGGCCGGACCGACATCTGGGAGCCGGAGGAGGACGTCTACTGGGGTCAGGAGGTCGAGTGGCTCGGAGATGTCCGCTACAAGGGCGAGCGCGAGCTCGACCTGCCGCTGGCCGCCGTGCAGATGGGTCTGATCTACGTGAACCCGCAGGGGCCGAACGGTGAGCCGGACCCGATCGCCTCGGGCCGCGACATCCGCGAGACCTTCGCCCGGATGGCGATGAACGACGAGGAGACCGTCGCGCTGGCCGCCGGCGGTCACACCTTCGGCAAGGCGCACGGCGCGGCCGCCGAAGACCATCTCGACCGGGAGCCCGAGGGCGCCGGGATCCACATGATGGGTCAGGGCTGGTACAACAGCTACGAGAGCGGCAAGGGCGTCCACACCATCACCAGCGGCATCGAGGGGCCGTGGACTCCGACGCCGACGAAGTGGGACATGTCCTATTTCGATGTCCTCTTCGGTTATGACTGGGAGCTGACGAAGAGCCCGGCAGGCGCCTGGCAGTGGCAGGCGAAGGGCCTCAAGGACGAGGATCACGCGCCGCAGGTCGACGGCTCCGGCAAGGTGCCGCTCATGATGACCACTGCGGACATGGCGATGAAGATGGACCCGATCTACGGCCCCATCTCCAAGCGCTTCCACGAGAACCCCGACCAGTTCGCCGATGCCTTCGCCCGCGCATGGTTCAAGCTGACCCACCGCGACATGGGTCCCCGCGCACTCTACAAGGGTGCCGAGGTTCCGGAGGAGGTTTTGCTGTGGCAGGACCCGATCCCCGAGGCGGACTACGCACAGATCGACGCGGCCGACGTGGCGGCGCTCAAGGAGAAGATCCTGGCGACCGATCTGGCCACCAGCGAGCTGGTGAAGACCGCCTGGGCCTCCGCCTCCACCTTCCGCGGCTCCGACAAGCGCGGCGGGGCCAATGGCGGCCGCATACGGCTCGCCCCGATGAAGGACTGGGAGGTCAATGAGCCTGCCACGCTCCAGCGGGTGCTGACGGCGCTCGAAGGCGTGCAGGCCGACTTCAACGGCTCGGCGTCGGGCGGCAAGCAGGTCTCCATGGCCGATCTCATCGTGCTGGGCGGCGTGGCAGCGGTCGAGGCCGCGGCAAAGGCCGCCGGTCACGAGATCGAGGTGCCCTTCACACCCGGCCGCACCGATGCGTCGCAGGAGCAGACGGATATCGAGAGCTTCGGGATGCTGGAGCCCTTCGCCGACGGCTTCCGCAACTACTCCAAGCCGAGCGATCTCGTCTCCGGTGAGGAGCTGCTGGTCGACCGGGCGCAGCTCATGACGCTCACCGCACCCGAGATGACGGTGCTGATGGGCGGCCTGCGGGCGCTGGGCGCGAACTGGGACGGCTCTTCGCATGGTGTCTTCACCGACCGGCCGGGGCAGCTGACGAACGACTACTTCGTCAACCTGCTCGACCTCGGCATCAAGTGGGAGGCGACGGACGACAGCGAGCAGAGCTTCGAGGGCCGCGACCGCAAGACCGGTGAGGTGAAGTGGACCGGGACGCGCGTCGACCTGGTGTTCGGCTCCAACTCGCAGCTTCGGGCACTGTCCGAGGTCTATGCCTGCGCCGACAGCACCGAGGATTTCCTGCGCGACTTCGTCGCCGCGTGGACCAAGGTGATGGAGCTCGACCGGTTCGACCTGACGGCCTGA
- a CDS encoding hydrogen peroxide-inducible genes activator: MKGLTLKHFRYFAALAQHRHFGRAAEACAISQPALSLQIKELEEMLGAPLVERDRRQVRLTGLGDVLAERAGEILRAVEEVGDLARGSRDDLSGPFRLGIIPTIAPYLLPDILKRLTERFPRLDIHVRETVTPRLADEIRSGRLDAAILALPLSEPSFVEVELLSESFMFVRPLEDADKPVPDGQALQKMKLLLLEEGHCFRDQALSFCNIDAPQTRDLMDGSSLSTLVQMVGAGIGVTLIPEMAIRVETRSAPVSVARFRDPEPMRTIGMTWRKTNPLEQQLRTVSEIVREAALDLRGQQATPP; this comes from the coding sequence ATGAAAGGTCTGACCCTCAAGCATTTCCGGTACTTCGCGGCCCTGGCGCAGCATCGCCACTTCGGCCGGGCGGCGGAGGCCTGCGCAATCTCCCAGCCCGCGCTGTCGCTCCAGATCAAGGAACTGGAGGAAATGCTGGGCGCGCCGCTGGTCGAGCGGGACCGGCGGCAGGTCCGGCTGACCGGGCTCGGCGACGTGCTGGCCGAGCGTGCGGGCGAGATCCTGCGCGCGGTGGAGGAGGTCGGCGACCTCGCCCGCGGCTCGCGTGACGACCTGTCGGGGCCTTTCCGCCTCGGCATTATCCCGACCATCGCGCCCTATCTGCTGCCAGACATCCTGAAGCGGCTGACCGAGCGTTTCCCCCGCCTCGACATCCATGTGCGGGAGACGGTGACGCCCCGCCTCGCCGACGAGATCCGGAGCGGACGGCTCGACGCCGCGATCCTGGCACTCCCCCTCTCCGAACCCTCCTTCGTCGAGGTGGAGCTCCTGTCCGAAAGCTTCATGTTCGTCCGCCCGCTGGAGGATGCGGATAAGCCCGTGCCCGATGGTCAGGCGCTCCAGAAGATGAAGCTGCTCCTGCTGGAGGAGGGGCACTGCTTCCGCGACCAGGCCCTCTCCTTCTGCAACATCGACGCGCCGCAGACGCGGGACCTGATGGACGGCAGTTCGCTCTCGACCCTCGTGCAGATGGTGGGCGCGGGCATCGGCGTGACCCTGATCCCGGAGATGGCGATCCGGGTCGAGACGCGCTCCGCCCCCGTCTCCGTCGCACGGTTCCGCGATCCCGAGCCGATGCGCACCATCGGGATGACCTGGCGCAAGACCAATCCGCTGGAACAGCAGCTCCGCACCGTGTCGGAGATCGTGCGGGAGGCGGCACTCGACCTGCGCGGACAGCAGGCCACCCCGCCCTGA
- a CDS encoding potassium channel family protein: MSLMLQILLGSLLLCLCALIHAGAVALSLPGLIRPVRAVRRLGPRIKAMALLSFSLVFIVAAHTIQIWLWALVFFVMEVFEEFSTSFYFSIATYTTLGYGDVTLGPDLRVFGAFASATGLLTFGISTAFLFAAIERLMRGPANARRAPSE, from the coding sequence ATGTCCCTGATGCTTCAGATCCTGCTGGGCAGCCTGCTACTGTGCCTGTGCGCCCTGATCCATGCCGGAGCGGTGGCGCTCAGCCTTCCCGGCCTCATCCGACCTGTTCGCGCCGTCCGCAGGCTCGGCCCGCGGATCAAGGCGATGGCGCTCCTGTCCTTCAGCCTCGTCTTCATCGTCGCGGCACACACGATCCAGATCTGGCTGTGGGCGCTCGTCTTCTTCGTGATGGAGGTGTTCGAGGAGTTCTCGACCAGCTTCTATTTCTCGATCGCGACCTACACGACGCTGGGCTATGGCGACGTGACGCTGGGGCCGGATCTGCGCGTCTTCGGCGCGTTTGCCTCGGCGACGGGCCTGCTCACCTTCGGGATCAGCACTGCCTTTCTCTTCGCCGCCATCGAGCGGCTGATGCGCGGCCCGGCAAACGCCCGCCGCGCACCGTCCGAGTGA
- the polA gene encoding DNA polymerase I: protein MAIGKGHHLHLIDGSGYIFRAFHALPPLTRKSDGLPIGAVSGFCNMLFKMIEGNTGDDAPTHLAVIFDHSSKTFRNEIYPEYKAQRPPLPEELAPQIPLTREATRAFGIACIEQEGWEADDLIATFAEQAKAAGARVTIVSSDKDLMQLVGGGVEMVDGMKNVRIGPEEVEEKFGVGPDKVVDVQALAGDSVDNVPGAPGIGIKTAALLINEYGDVETLLERAEEIKQPKRRQTLIDHADQVRVSKQLVTLERNVPVEVALDAMEVQPLDADKVLPFLAEMEFRTITNRIAEKLGVEAPTISAPAAAPAGEAHAPGPAAPEFPEIKADAYEIVRDEAALQTWLDRIYERGYVAVDTETTGLDEMLAGLVGVCLSVEPGEACYIPLAHVNGTGDLLGGAERSEGQMDFAQALEMLKPMLEDPSILKILQNAKYDLKIFAREGITLAPIDDTMLISYAQHAGLHGHGMDMLSERYLDHKPIAIKTLLGTGKKQITFDQVKIEEAAPYAAEDADVTLRLWTLLKPGLVKERVTTVYETMERPLVPVLAQMEMHGIKVDRDHLSRMSNTFAQKMAGLEDEIQGLAGRKFNVGSPKQLGEILFDEMSLPGGKKGKTGAYSTGADVLEELAAQGHDLPARVLDWRQISKLKSTYTDALQEHIHPDTGRVHTSYSIAGANTGRLASTDPNLQNIPVRTEEGRRIREAFVAEEGNVLVSLDYSQIELRILAHIAGIDALKQAFRDGLDIHAMTASEMFDVPLDEMTPEVRRQAKAINFGVIYGISAFGLSNNLRIPREDAKAFIDRYFERFPGIRKYMDETKAFAKEHGYVETLFGRKIHTPEIGSSGPRAGFAYRAAINAPIQGTAADIIRRAMIRVPPAMEKAKLPGRMLLQVHDELLFEVPADAADDLIGTVKDVMEAAANPAVHLDVPLVVDGGTGTNWAEAH from the coding sequence ATGGCCATCGGCAAGGGACATCACCTGCATCTGATCGACGGGTCGGGCTACATCTTCCGCGCTTTCCACGCCCTGCCACCACTGACGCGCAAGTCCGACGGGCTGCCGATCGGCGCCGTCTCGGGCTTCTGCAACATGCTCTTCAAGATGATCGAGGGGAACACGGGGGACGATGCGCCGACCCACCTCGCCGTGATCTTCGACCATTCGTCCAAGACCTTCCGCAACGAGATCTACCCGGAGTACAAGGCCCAGCGCCCGCCTCTGCCCGAGGAGCTCGCCCCCCAGATCCCGCTGACCCGCGAGGCGACGCGCGCCTTCGGCATCGCCTGCATCGAGCAGGAGGGGTGGGAGGCCGATGACCTGATCGCGACCTTCGCCGAGCAGGCGAAGGCGGCGGGCGCGCGCGTCACCATCGTCTCCTCCGACAAGGACCTGATGCAGCTCGTCGGCGGCGGGGTGGAAATGGTCGATGGAATGAAGAACGTCCGCATCGGCCCCGAGGAGGTGGAGGAGAAGTTCGGCGTCGGCCCCGACAAGGTGGTCGACGTGCAGGCCCTCGCCGGCGACAGCGTCGACAACGTGCCGGGCGCGCCGGGGATCGGCATCAAAACCGCCGCCCTTCTCATCAACGAATACGGCGATGTCGAGACGCTCCTAGAGCGCGCCGAGGAGATCAAACAGCCCAAGCGCCGCCAGACCCTGATCGACCACGCCGATCAGGTGCGCGTCTCCAAGCAGCTCGTGACGCTGGAGCGCAACGTGCCGGTGGAGGTCGCGCTCGACGCGATGGAGGTCCAGCCGCTCGACGCCGACAAGGTGCTGCCCTTCCTCGCGGAGATGGAGTTCCGCACCATCACCAACCGCATTGCGGAGAAGCTGGGCGTCGAGGCCCCGACCATCTCCGCCCCCGCCGCGGCCCCGGCCGGTGAGGCCCATGCCCCCGGTCCGGCCGCGCCGGAGTTTCCGGAGATCAAGGCCGATGCCTACGAGATCGTGCGGGACGAGGCGGCGCTGCAAACCTGGCTCGACCGGATCTACGAGCGCGGCTACGTCGCCGTGGATACCGAGACCACGGGCCTCGACGAGATGCTGGCGGGCCTCGTCGGCGTCTGTCTTTCCGTCGAGCCGGGCGAGGCGTGCTACATCCCGCTCGCCCATGTGAACGGCACCGGCGACCTGCTCGGTGGGGCCGAGCGCTCCGAGGGTCAGATGGACTTCGCCCAGGCGTTGGAGATGCTGAAGCCGATGCTGGAGGATCCGTCGATCCTCAAGATCCTTCAGAACGCGAAATACGACCTGAAGATCTTCGCCCGCGAGGGGATCACCCTCGCGCCGATCGACGACACGATGCTCATCTCCTACGCCCAGCACGCCGGTCTGCACGGACACGGGATGGACATGCTCAGCGAGCGCTATCTCGACCACAAGCCCATCGCGATCAAGACACTGCTCGGCACCGGCAAGAAGCAGATCACCTTCGACCAGGTGAAGATCGAGGAGGCCGCGCCCTACGCCGCCGAGGATGCGGACGTCACCCTGCGCCTCTGGACGCTGCTGAAGCCGGGGCTGGTCAAGGAGCGGGTGACGACCGTCTACGAGACGATGGAGCGCCCGCTCGTCCCGGTGCTCGCGCAGATGGAGATGCACGGGATCAAAGTGGATCGCGACCACCTCTCCCGCATGTCCAACACCTTCGCGCAGAAGATGGCGGGGCTGGAGGACGAGATCCAGGGACTCGCGGGCCGCAAGTTCAACGTTGGCTCGCCCAAGCAACTTGGCGAGATCCTGTTCGACGAGATGTCCCTGCCCGGCGGGAAGAAGGGCAAGACCGGCGCCTATTCCACCGGCGCCGACGTGCTGGAGGAACTGGCCGCGCAAGGCCATGACCTGCCGGCCCGCGTGCTCGACTGGCGGCAGATCTCCAAGCTGAAATCGACCTACACCGATGCGCTGCAGGAGCATATCCACCCCGATACGGGGCGGGTGCACACCTCTTATTCCATCGCGGGGGCGAACACCGGCCGCCTCGCCTCCACCGACCCGAACCTTCAGAACATCCCGGTACGGACGGAGGAAGGGCGCCGCATCCGCGAGGCCTTCGTGGCGGAGGAGGGCAACGTCCTCGTCTCCCTCGACTACTCCCAGATCGAGTTGCGGATCCTCGCGCATATCGCGGGGATCGATGCGCTGAAGCAGGCCTTCCGCGACGGGCTCGACATCCACGCGATGACGGCGAGCGAGATGTTCGACGTGCCGCTCGACGAGATGACGCCGGAGGTGCGGCGGCAGGCCAAGGCGATCAATTTCGGGGTGATCTACGGGATCTCCGCCTTCGGCCTCTCCAACAACCTGCGCATCCCGCGCGAGGACGCGAAGGCCTTCATCGACCGCTATTTCGAACGCTTCCCCGGCATCCGGAAGTACATGGACGAGACCAAGGCCTTCGCAAAGGAGCACGGCTACGTCGAGACCCTGTTCGGCCGCAAGATCCACACGCCGGAAATCGGCTCCTCGGGCCCGCGCGCGGGTTTTGCCTACCGCGCCGCGATCAACGCGCCGATCCAGGGGACGGCCGCCGACATCATCCGCCGCGCCATGATCCGCGTGCCCCCGGCGATGGAGAAGGCGAAGCTGCCGGGGCGCATGCTGCTGCAGGTCCACGACGAACTCCTCTTCGAGGTGCCCGCCGATGCCGCCGACGACCTGATCGGCACGGTGAAGGACGTCATGGAGGCCGCCGCCAACCCCGCCGTCCACCTCGACGTCCCGCTTGTCGTCGATGGGGGGACGGGCACCAACTGGGCGGAGGCGCATTAG